The following nucleotide sequence is from Chloroflexota bacterium.
GATACGCGCATGCCCCGTCTCCCACCATCTGCCGCCGGCGCCGCCGCGGCCCCGAAGCGCGCGCCACGCAAAGCGGCCAAAGCGCCGCCCGCGCCGGTGACTGCGCTCGATTTCGCCCACCGCGCGCTCGATGCCGTCCAGGACAAGAAGGCCGTGCAGATCAGCCTGCTCGACGTGCAGGCAGTTTCGATGTTCACCGACTACTTCCTGCTGTGCAACGGCGAGAGCGACCGGCAGATCACGGCGATCGTGGATGCGGTTGACGACTCGTTGAGCAAGCTCGGGCGCAGGCGGCTGGGACTGGAGGGCACGCCCGAATCGGGCTGGGTGCTGCTGGACTTTGGCGACCTGATGATTCATGTCTTTACGCCGGAGCGCCGCACCTACTATAAGCTGGACGAGCTCTGGAAAGACGCGCAGACGGTGGTGAAGATCCAGTAGCCGCCGGACGTTCCTACAAACGAAAAACCCGCGCGGGGCATGGTGCCCTGCGCGGGTTTTGTATTTGCATAGCGGCGGCGCTCCAGAGCATTTTGCATTAACATCGGGCACGCCATGCAGTTCGCCGTGTAGGGGCAGGTCTTTGACCTGCCCGTCGGACAGGCCAAAGGCCTGTCCCTACATGCGGTGTGCAGCCCTATGCGGCACTCTATCGGACTTTTCCGCAAACCGCTCTAGAACATCACATCCTCGCCGCCGCGCGCGTACTCCATCAGTTCCGCGTCGCTGAACCAGTGCTTGATCTCGTATGCGGCTTCTTCGGCATTGCCGGAAGCGTGAATCATGTTGTGGATGCTGTGGCGCAGCGCGTTGGCGATCGTCGACGACGCGGTCGAGAAGTCGCCGCGGATCGTGCCCGGCGCCGCCTCGACCGGCAGCGTGTGGCCGACGAGCTTGCGCACGACTTTGATCGCGTGGCCGCCTTCCAGCGCCACGGCGACGA
It contains:
- the rsfS gene encoding ribosome silencing factor, giving the protein MPRLPPSAAGAAAAPKRAPRKAAKAPPAPVTALDFAHRALDAVQDKKAVQISLLDVQAVSMFTDYFLLCNGESDRQITAIVDAVDDSLSKLGRRRLGLEGTPESGWVLLDFGDLMIHVFTPERRTYYKLDELWKDAQTVVKIQ